From Caloranaerobacter ferrireducens, the proteins below share one genomic window:
- a CDS encoding small, acid-soluble spore protein, alpha/beta type: protein MAKKGLMSNKLKEEISKQLGLYDIVKKEGWGAVSSRDCGNIVRKAIEIAEKNMVQGV, encoded by the coding sequence ATGGCTAAAAAAGGTTTAATGTCAAATAAATTAAAAGAGGAAATTTCAAAACAGTTAGGGTTATATGATATAGTAAAAAAAGAAGGATGGGGAGCAGTTTCTTCGAGGGATTGTGGAAATATAGTGAGAAAAGCTATAGAAATAGCAGAGAAGAATATGGTGCAGGGAGTTTAA
- the murI gene encoding glutamate racemase, which yields MDNRPIGVFDSGIGGLTVLKEIMEQLPNEDIIYFGDTARIPYGTRSKETVIKYSFQCIKFLLSKNIKAIVIACNTASAIALEPAREKFDVPIIGVIEPGAKAAISATRNNKIGVIGTSGTINSEAYQTLIRNMDKSAEVIGVACPLFVQIVEEGWEDTDVAMLAAEKYLMELKEHNIDTLVLGCTHYPILRYTLSKVMGKEVFLVNPAFETAKTVKEMLKSNDMLKDSTDKPKYKFYVSDDPEKFRRIGGNFLRREIQSIEKVNIENL from the coding sequence ATGGATAATAGACCGATAGGGGTTTTTGATTCAGGGATAGGGGGACTTACAGTTTTAAAGGAAATTATGGAACAACTTCCTAATGAAGATATAATATATTTTGGAGATACTGCAAGGATACCTTATGGAACTAGATCTAAAGAAACAGTAATAAAATATTCATTTCAGTGTATAAAATTTCTTTTGAGTAAAAATATAAAGGCTATAGTAATAGCATGTAATACAGCTAGTGCAATAGCATTAGAACCTGCAAGGGAAAAATTTGATGTACCGATTATCGGAGTTATTGAACCTGGAGCTAAAGCGGCAATATCTGCAACAAGAAACAATAAAATAGGAGTAATAGGGACTTCTGGTACTATAAATAGTGAAGCTTATCAGACTTTAATTAGAAATATGGATAAATCAGCTGAGGTAATAGGGGTTGCTTGCCCGCTATTTGTACAAATAGTAGAAGAAGGTTGGGAAGATACAGATGTTGCTATGTTAGCAGCTGAGAAATATTTAATGGAACTGAAGGAACATAACATAGATACCTTAGTATTAGGATGTACGCATTATCCAATATTGAGATATACATTAAGCAAGGTGATGGGAAAAGAAGTGTTTTTAGTTAACCCAGCGTTTGAAACAGCTAAGACTGTTAAAGAAATGCTTAAATCAAACGATATGTTAAAGGATTCTACAGATAAACCAAAGTACAAATTCTATGTTAGTGATGATCCAGAGAAGTTTAGAAGAATAGGTGGCAATTTCTTGAGAAGAGAAATTCAATCTATAGAGAAGGTCAATATAGAAAATCTTTAG